Within the Streptomyces vilmorinianum genome, the region TACCGTTCCCTGTGTCGCGTGTGCAGCGCATGCCGTGACCCGGGCCCCGGCCGGCCGCCCCCGCATCAGTCCGGCCGGGCCCGCGTACTCCTCGTGCGGGGCAGTGCTAGTAGGGCCAGCGCGGCGGTTCGGTGCAGAAGTGGCCGCCCAGGTGCGCGTTCGCCGGATCGTCGTCGTCCGGCAGCCCCTGCTCCGCGATGATCCGCTCCGCGTACGCCTCCGAGTCGTCCTGCGGCTCGTAGCCGAGCGCCCGGGCGGAGGAGAGGTCCCACCACAGCCGGGTGTTGGCGGAGGAGCCGTACACGATGGTGTGGCCCACGTTCTCGGCGGTGAGCGCCGCGTGGAAGAGCCGGGCGCAGTCGGCGGGGCTCAGCCACATCGACAGCATCCGCACCGAGGTCGGCTCGGGGAAGCACGAGCCGACCCGTACGGAGACGGTCTCCAGGCCGTGCAGGTCCCAGTAGAACTGGGCGAGATCCTCGCCGAAGCACTTGGACAGGCCGTAGAAGGTGTCCGGCCGGTGCGGGGTGTCCACGGGGATCACCGGGTCGTCCGCGCGCGGCCGCGGGGTGAAGC harbors:
- a CDS encoding NAD-dependent epimerase/dehydratase family protein; its protein translation is MPTPRTVLLTGAAGGVGTLMRELLPAYGYELRLLDLAPVDGAPDAIIADLADRKALREAVRGVDAIIHLAGISLESTFEKILAANITGLHHLYEAAREEGVSRIVFASSNHAVGFTPRPRADDPVIPVDTPHRPDTFYGLSKCFGEDLAQFYWDLHGLETVSVRVGSCFPEPTSVRMLSMWLSPADCARLFHAALTAENVGHTIVYGSSANTRLWWDLSSARALGYEPQDDSEAYAERIIAEQGLPDDDDPANAHLGGHFCTEPPRWPY